In Streptomyces durocortorensis, a genomic segment contains:
- a CDS encoding alpha/beta fold hydrolase — MRSRVRAADGRHLMVERLGDPRGRPVFLLHGTPGSRLGPAPRGMVLYQRRTQLITYDRPGYGDSDRHEGRRVGDVVEDVRAIADSLGLARFAVVGRSGGAPHALACAALLPERVTRTAALVPLAPWGAAGLDWFDGMAASNVDAYSTAAADPDGLAESFIVRSAQIRRDPVKLLDDLRRELTDSDRVVVNDAGIRSMLLRNYSEGLRISAYGWIDDAIAFCSPWGFEPSRIRGRVLLWHGVKDVFSPVGHSRWLAGQIPGATAVLEPAAAHFDAFSVLPRVLDWLLDDRADPDRPLPSAVPL, encoded by the coding sequence GTGCGCAGTCGGGTGCGCGCGGCGGACGGGCGGCATCTGATGGTCGAGCGGCTGGGCGATCCGCGGGGCAGACCGGTCTTTCTGCTCCACGGGACCCCGGGCAGCAGGCTCGGGCCCGCTCCCCGCGGCATGGTCCTGTATCAGCGCCGCACACAACTGATCACCTACGACCGCCCGGGGTACGGCGATTCGGACCGGCACGAGGGCCGCCGGGTCGGCGATGTCGTCGAGGACGTCCGGGCGATCGCCGATTCCCTGGGCCTTGCCCGCTTCGCCGTCGTGGGCCGCTCCGGCGGGGCCCCGCACGCGCTGGCCTGCGCGGCCCTGCTGCCCGAACGGGTCACGCGTACCGCCGCCCTGGTCCCGCTCGCCCCCTGGGGCGCGGCCGGGCTCGACTGGTTCGACGGGATGGCCGCGTCCAATGTGGACGCGTACTCCACAGCGGCAGCCGACCCGGACGGGCTCGCGGAGTCCTTCATCGTCCGCTCGGCGCAGATCCGGCGCGACCCGGTGAAGCTCCTGGACGATCTGCGCCGGGAGCTGACCGACTCCGACCGGGTGGTGGTCAATGACGCGGGCATCCGGTCGATGCTGCTGCGCAACTACAGCGAGGGGCTGCGCATCTCGGCGTACGGCTGGATCGACGACGCCATCGCCTTCTGCAGCCCCTGGGGCTTTGAACCCTCCCGGATCAGGGGCCGGGTGCTGCTCTGGCACGGGGTGAAGGACGTGTTCTCCCCGGTCGGCCACTCCCGCTGGCTGGCCGGGCAGATCCCGGGTGCCACCGCCGTACTGGAGCCGGCGGCGGCACACTTCGACGCGTTCTCCGTCCTTCCCCGCGTCCTCGACTGGCTGCTGGACGACCGGGCCGATCCGGACCGGCCGCTGCCCTCCGCCGTGCCGCTCTGA
- a CDS encoding DUF3533 domain-containing protein: MTFVDEVKNAVTPRAALLVIGVLGLQLLFIASYVGALHKPKPTDVAFGVVAPQQMSQQLVDRLDDLPGGPLDPRTVSSAAEARDQIMNREIDGALIVAPEGRTDTLLVASGGGTALTTALERILTEADASQQRAVRTVDVAPASDEDFNGLSSFYLVVGWCVGGYLCASILAISAGAKPANQQRALIRTGTMALYSIVGGIGGAIVIGPILGALPGSFWGLAGLGALVVFAVGMTTLALQALTGIVGIGLAVLIIVIAGNPSAGGAFPLPMLPDFWRAIGPALPPGAGTWVARSIAYFQGNAVTGPLLVLSAWAVVGTAVTLLLSMRRRSEKGAALTS; the protein is encoded by the coding sequence ATGACTTTCGTCGACGAGGTGAAGAACGCCGTCACTCCACGGGCCGCCCTGCTCGTCATCGGGGTGCTCGGACTGCAACTGCTGTTCATCGCGTCCTACGTCGGGGCCCTGCACAAGCCGAAGCCGACGGACGTCGCGTTCGGGGTGGTGGCACCGCAGCAGATGTCCCAGCAGCTCGTCGACCGGCTCGACGACCTGCCCGGCGGGCCGCTGGACCCCCGTACGGTGAGCAGCGCCGCCGAGGCTCGCGATCAGATCATGAACCGCGAGATCGACGGCGCCCTGATCGTCGCGCCGGAGGGCCGCACCGACACCCTGCTGGTCGCCTCCGGCGGCGGAACCGCCCTGACCACCGCGCTGGAGCGAATCCTCACCGAGGCCGACGCCTCCCAGCAGCGGGCCGTGCGGACCGTGGACGTCGCCCCGGCCTCCGACGAGGACTTCAACGGACTCTCGTCCTTCTACCTGGTCGTCGGCTGGTGCGTGGGCGGCTACCTCTGCGCCTCGATCCTGGCGATCAGCGCCGGCGCCAAGCCCGCCAACCAGCAGCGCGCACTGATCCGGACCGGGACCATGGCGCTGTACTCGATCGTCGGCGGCATCGGCGGCGCGATCGTCATCGGCCCGATCCTCGGTGCGCTGCCCGGCAGCTTCTGGGGGCTGGCCGGCCTGGGCGCCCTGGTCGTCTTCGCGGTCGGCATGACCACGCTCGCCCTACAGGCCCTGACCGGCATCGTCGGCATCGGCCTGGCCGTCCTGATCATCGTCATCGCGGGCAACCCGAGCGCGGGCGGCGCCTTCCCGCTGCCGATGCTCCCCGACTTCTGGCGGGCGATCGGGCCCGCCCTTCCCCCGGGCGCGGGCACCTGGGTGGCCCGCTCCATCGCCTACTTCCAGGGCAACGCGGTCACCGGCCCGCTCCTGGTGCTCTCCGCCTGGGCGGTCGTCGGCACGGCCGTGACCCTGCTCCTGTCGATGCGGCGCCGGTCGGAGAAGGGCGCGGCCCTCACTTCCTGA
- a CDS encoding phospholipase, with protein MRRRFTAPLAAVALSLPLTLITAGSAAAAPADKPQVLSSWTQTSASSYNAWNAARNNQGAWAAYGFNWSTDYCSSSPDNPFGFPFQNSCARHDFGYRNYKAAGTFSAHKSRIDSAFYADLKRVCAAYSGAKRTSCNSTAWTYYQAVKIFGVAPAETAPGNLPQAA; from the coding sequence ATGCGTCGTCGATTCACCGCCCCGCTCGCCGCGGTCGCCCTGTCCCTCCCGCTCACCCTGATCACCGCCGGTTCGGCCGCGGCAGCCCCCGCCGACAAGCCCCAGGTCCTCAGCTCCTGGACCCAGACGAGCGCTTCCAGCTACAACGCCTGGAACGCCGCACGCAACAACCAGGGCGCCTGGGCCGCGTACGGCTTCAACTGGTCCACGGACTACTGCAGCAGCTCCCCCGACAACCCGTTCGGCTTCCCCTTCCAGAACTCCTGCGCCCGCCACGACTTCGGCTACCGCAACTACAAGGCCGCAGGCACGTTCTCCGCCCACAAGAGCCGCATCGACTCCGCCTTCTACGCGGACCTCAAGCGCGTGTGCGCCGCGTACTCCGGCGCCAAGCGCACCTCGTGCAACAGCACGGCCTGGACCTACTACCAGGCCGTGAAGATCTTCGGCGTCGCCCCGGCCGAGACCGCCCCCGGCAATCTTCCCCAGGCCGCCTGA
- a CDS encoding DNA polymerase III subunit alpha codes for MSGFTHLHTVSGFSLRYGASHPERLAERAAERGMDALALTDRDTLAGAVRFAKACREKGVGVRPLFGTDLAVEPYAKGPGRAVRPRTPVRGGAFVDESAPRVTFLARDGARGWAGLCRLVTAAHARGAGGRDAGAAGPPLVARAALPADGLTVLLGPASEVGRALTAGRPDRAAALLAPWREVYGDDLRLEAVHHGRAGTGPGSLRLAARTLGFAAEQGVRAVLTNAVRYADPGQGPVADVLDSARGLVPLDPRRSPLDSGERWLKGEGAMRETAERVASAAGLGQGAAARLLAETRHTAEACRVDPAADLGLGGIHFPEPHLVGAGRRTAQRVLTSRAAAGMVRRGYDRDRAYWERMREELDIIAHHGFASYFLTVAQVVDDVREMGIRVAARGSGAGSLVNHLLGVAHADPVEHGLLMERFLSKRRFVLPDIDIDVESARRLDVYRRIIERFGPERVATVAMPETYRVRHAIRDVGAALSMDPAETDRLAKAFPHIRARDARAAMEELPELKEVARNQEKYGRLWELVEGLDALPRGIAMHPCGVLLSDAGLMDRTPVMPTSGEGFPMAQFDKEDVEDLGLLKLDVLGVRMQSAMAHAVAELKRASGTDVDLDAVPPGDPETYRLIRTAETLGCFQIESPGQRDLVARLQPATFHDLVVDISLFRPGPVAADMVRPFIEARHGRAPVRYPHRDLAEALSGTYGVVVFHEQIIEIVDIMTGCGRGEADRVRRGLSHPESQELIREWFPRRAAAMGYDDEVIARTWRIIEAFGSYGFAKAHAVAFAVPTYQSAWLKAHHPAAFYAGLLTHDPGMYPKRLLLADARRRGVPVLPLDVNRSAVAHQIELVSGEGGRKGVWGLRLALSDVHGISEAEAARIEEGQPYASLLDFWQRARPGRPIAERLAQVGALDAFGANRRDLLLHLSELHRAHRSSGSGAGGDQLPLGEGHRTGSVGLPDLNEAERLSAELGVLSMDVSRHLMGDHQAFLKELGVVSAKRLREARHGETVLVAGAKVATQTPPMRSGRRVVFTTLDDGTGLADLAFFEDSHAVCAHTVFHSWLLLVRGVVQRRGARSLSVVGAAAWNLAELAELRRTGGLDAVAARLAEGPEEGSGEGAEGEAGEGASGPGRRIRMETGYEMNPWADLQPPGEGTPTGRKLWHQSQGSAG; via the coding sequence ATGTCCGGGTTCACGCATCTGCACACCGTTTCGGGGTTCTCCCTGCGGTACGGGGCCTCGCACCCCGAGCGGCTCGCCGAGCGTGCCGCCGAACGGGGGATGGACGCCCTCGCGCTGACCGACCGCGACACCCTCGCGGGGGCGGTCCGCTTCGCCAAGGCCTGCCGGGAGAAGGGGGTCGGCGTCCGGCCGCTCTTCGGGACGGACCTCGCGGTGGAGCCGTACGCGAAGGGGCCGGGCCGGGCCGTGCGTCCGCGCACCCCGGTACGCGGGGGTGCCTTTGTCGATGAATCCGCACCCCGGGTCACCTTCCTCGCCCGGGACGGCGCACGCGGCTGGGCCGGGCTGTGCCGTCTCGTCACCGCCGCCCATGCGCGGGGCGCGGGCGGTAGGGACGCCGGTGCCGCGGGGCCGCCCCTCGTCGCCCGGGCCGCACTGCCCGCCGACGGGCTGACCGTACTGCTCGGGCCCGCCTCCGAAGTGGGCCGGGCGCTCACCGCCGGACGCCCCGACCGGGCCGCCGCGCTGCTCGCGCCCTGGCGGGAGGTGTACGGCGACGACCTGCGCCTCGAAGCCGTCCACCACGGCCGCGCGGGCACCGGCCCCGGTTCGCTGCGGCTGGCCGCCCGTACCCTCGGCTTCGCCGCGGAACAGGGCGTACGGGCCGTGCTGACCAACGCCGTCCGGTACGCCGACCCGGGGCAGGGGCCCGTCGCCGACGTCCTCGACTCCGCCCGCGGGCTCGTCCCCCTCGACCCGCGCCGCTCGCCCCTGGACAGCGGTGAGCGCTGGCTCAAGGGCGAGGGCGCCATGCGGGAGACCGCCGAGCGGGTCGCCTCCGCCGCCGGGCTCGGGCAGGGCGCGGCGGCCCGGCTGCTGGCGGAGACCCGGCACACCGCCGAGGCCTGCCGCGTCGACCCCGCCGCCGACCTCGGGCTGGGCGGCATCCACTTCCCCGAACCGCATCTGGTGGGCGCCGGCCGGCGTACCGCCCAGCGGGTTCTGACCTCCCGGGCCGCCGCCGGGATGGTGCGGCGCGGCTACGACCGTGACCGCGCCTACTGGGAGCGGATGCGCGAGGAGCTGGACATCATCGCCCACCACGGCTTCGCCTCCTACTTCCTGACGGTCGCCCAGGTGGTCGACGACGTACGGGAGATGGGTATCCGGGTCGCCGCGCGCGGCTCCGGAGCGGGGTCCCTGGTCAACCACCTCCTCGGTGTCGCCCACGCCGACCCGGTCGAGCACGGACTGCTGATGGAGCGCTTCCTGTCCAAGCGCCGCTTCGTACTGCCCGACATCGACATCGACGTCGAATCGGCCCGCCGCCTGGACGTCTACCGCCGGATCATCGAACGCTTCGGACCCGAGCGCGTCGCCACCGTGGCCATGCCCGAGACCTACCGGGTGCGCCACGCCATCCGGGACGTCGGGGCGGCGCTCTCCATGGACCCGGCCGAGACCGACCGGCTCGCCAAGGCCTTCCCGCACATCCGCGCCCGCGACGCCCGCGCCGCGATGGAGGAGTTGCCCGAGCTGAAGGAGGTCGCACGGAACCAGGAGAAGTACGGGCGGCTGTGGGAGCTGGTGGAGGGGCTCGACGCACTGCCGCGCGGGATCGCCATGCACCCGTGCGGGGTGCTGCTCTCGGACGCCGGGCTGATGGACCGTACGCCGGTCATGCCCACCAGCGGCGAGGGCTTCCCGATGGCGCAGTTCGACAAGGAGGACGTGGAGGACCTCGGGCTGCTCAAACTCGATGTGCTGGGCGTACGGATGCAGTCGGCGATGGCGCACGCCGTCGCGGAGCTGAAACGCGCCTCGGGCACGGACGTGGACCTGGACGCCGTACCGCCGGGCGACCCGGAGACGTACCGGCTGATCCGCACCGCCGAGACGCTGGGCTGCTTCCAGATCGAGTCGCCGGGCCAGCGCGACCTGGTCGCCAGGCTCCAGCCCGCCACCTTCCACGACCTGGTCGTCGACATCTCGCTGTTCCGGCCTGGGCCGGTCGCGGCCGACATGGTGCGGCCGTTCATCGAGGCCCGGCACGGCCGCGCGCCGGTCCGCTACCCCCACCGTGACCTGGCGGAAGCGCTGAGCGGCACCTACGGCGTGGTCGTCTTCCACGAGCAGATCATCGAGATCGTCGACATCATGACCGGCTGCGGCCGGGGCGAGGCCGACCGGGTGCGGCGCGGACTCTCCCACCCCGAGTCGCAGGAGCTGATCAGGGAGTGGTTCCCCCGGCGTGCGGCGGCCATGGGGTACGACGACGAGGTGATCGCCCGCACCTGGAGGATCATCGAGGCGTTCGGCAGCTACGGCTTCGCCAAGGCGCACGCCGTCGCGTTCGCCGTGCCGACGTACCAGTCGGCCTGGCTCAAGGCGCACCACCCGGCCGCCTTCTACGCCGGTCTGCTCACGCACGACCCCGGGATGTACCCGAAGCGGCTGCTGCTCGCGGACGCCCGGCGGCGCGGGGTGCCGGTACTGCCACTGGATGTGAACCGGTCGGCGGTCGCCCATCAAATCGAACTGGTGTCTGGTGAGGGGGGTCGGAAGGGAGTCTGGGGGCTGCGGCTCGCGCTCTCGGACGTCCACGGCATCAGCGAGGCCGAGGCCGCCCGGATCGAGGAGGGGCAGCCCTACGCCTCGCTGCTGGACTTCTGGCAGCGCGCCCGCCCGGGCCGCCCGATCGCCGAACGGCTCGCGCAGGTGGGCGCGTTGGACGCCTTCGGCGCCAACCGCCGCGACCTGCTGCTGCACCTCTCCGAGCTGCACCGGGCCCACCGGAGCTCCGGCTCCGGTGCCGGCGGGGACCAGCTCCCGCTGGGGGAGGGGCACCGCACGGGCTCTGTCGGACTGCCCGACCTCAACGAGGCGGAGCGGCTGAGTGCCGAACTCGGGGTGCTGAGCATGGATGTCTCACGCCATCTGATGGGGGACCACCAGGCCTTCCTGAAGGAGCTGGGAGTGGTCTCCGCCAAACGGCTGCGCGAGGCCCGGCACGGGGAGACCGTGCTGGTCGCGGGGGCCAAGGTGGCCACCCAGACGCCGCCGATGCGTTCCGGCCGCCGGGTCGTCTTCACCACCCTGGACGACGGCACCGGCCTGGCCGACCTGGCGTTCTTCGAGGACAGTCACGCCGTCTGCGCCCACACGGTCTTCCACTCCTGGCTGCTGCTGGTGCGCGGGGTGGTGCAGCGGCGCGGCGCGCGCAGCCTGAGCGTGGTGGGAGCGGCCGCCTGGAACCTCGCGGAGCTGGCCGAACTCCGGCGCACCGGAGGGCTCGACGCGGTGGCGGCCCGGCTGGCGGAGGGCCCGGAAGAGGGGTCCGGGGAGGGCGCCGAGGGGGAGGCCGGGGAAGGGGCTTCCGGGCCCGGACGTCGTATACGGATGGAGACCGGTTACGAGATGAACCCCTGGGCCGACCTTCAGCCACCCGGCGAAGGGACGCCCACGGGGAGGAAGTTGTGGCACCAGTCGCAGGGGAGCGCGGGATGA
- a CDS encoding S1 family peptidase — MKHRRISRKRATLAGSAVVALVAAGFTFQTANASDEVSEFTVKALSADAAGKLASALDRDLGTDAAGTYYDTKAKALVVNVVDEAAAERVRQAGGRARIVENSLAELKSARQALTDKATIPGTSWAVDPVTNKVLVTADSTVDGAAWKKLSAVVERLGGAAELNRTAGEFKPLIAGGDAIFGSGSRCSLGFNVVKDGEPYFLTAGHCTESVASWSDTQGGSEIGRTEGSSFPENDYGLVKYTSDIARPSEVNLYNGSTQQITRAGDATVGQAVTRSGSTTQVHEGEVTALDATVNYGNGDIVRGLIQTTVCAEPGDSGGALFAGGTALGLTSGGSGDCSSGGTTFFQPVPEALAAYGAEIG, encoded by the coding sequence TTGAAGCATCGACGCATATCCAGGAAGCGCGCGACGCTGGCCGGTTCGGCCGTCGTCGCTCTGGTCGCAGCGGGATTCACGTTCCAGACTGCGAACGCCAGCGATGAGGTATCCGAGTTCACGGTCAAGGCGCTCAGCGCGGACGCGGCCGGAAAGCTGGCCTCCGCTCTCGACCGGGACCTGGGCACGGACGCGGCCGGGACGTACTACGACACGAAGGCGAAGGCCCTCGTCGTCAACGTCGTCGACGAGGCCGCCGCCGAGCGGGTCCGCCAGGCGGGCGGCAGGGCCAGGATCGTGGAGAACTCCCTCGCCGAGCTGAAGTCGGCCCGGCAGGCCCTCACCGACAAGGCGACGATCCCGGGCACCTCCTGGGCGGTCGACCCGGTGACCAACAAGGTGCTCGTCACCGCCGACAGCACGGTCGACGGCGCGGCGTGGAAGAAGCTCTCGGCCGTGGTCGAGAGGCTCGGAGGCGCGGCCGAACTGAACAGGACGGCGGGCGAGTTCAAGCCGCTGATCGCGGGCGGCGACGCGATCTTCGGCTCCGGATCGCGCTGCTCGCTCGGCTTCAACGTGGTCAAGGACGGCGAACCGTACTTCCTGACCGCCGGCCACTGCACCGAGTCGGTCGCCAGCTGGTCGGACACCCAGGGCGGCTCGGAGATCGGGAGGACCGAGGGCTCCAGCTTCCCGGAGAACGACTACGGCCTGGTCAAGTACACCTCGGACATCGCGCGCCCGAGCGAGGTCAACCTCTACAACGGCTCTACCCAGCAGATCACCCGGGCGGGCGACGCCACGGTCGGCCAGGCGGTCACCCGCAGCGGCTCGACCACCCAGGTGCACGAGGGCGAGGTCACCGCGCTGGACGCCACGGTCAACTACGGCAACGGCGACATCGTCCGCGGCCTCATCCAGACGACGGTCTGCGCCGAGCCGGGCGACAGCGGCGGCGCCCTCTTCGCGGGCGGCACCGCACTCGGCCTGACCTCGGGCGGCAGCGGCGACTGCTCCTCGGGCGGTACGACCTTCTTCCAGCCGGTACCGGAGGCGTTGGCCGCCTACGGCGCCGAGATCGGCTGA